One stretch of Zootoca vivipara chromosome 8, rZooViv1.1, whole genome shotgun sequence DNA includes these proteins:
- the BBS10 gene encoding Bardet-Biedl syndrome 10 protein isoform X2, translating into MRPNCLLNPACRRMMISCISTHCNLTGDGAKTFIVILSILLQELEKLVKGGSSSYYENIQGRENCKEFFYRLKQVSQLLTMIQVDILDYIVTRDLEKHFHSVFSVSDEEISMSTMGLVLEAYFSGKVGINRQKFLSQLSCDFYFRVTAGKNRSEVLCFVDDCFAELHTTVTGLPVSSSRILDGLILHRDFAVYCPADGDRRVLVITEPIQPAYSDLGAEVVITAENQHGTSETWITKRTEAILKHMRDNDIKVLLSSVKQQEAVHNYAKSSSISIVECLSPEEISLIYRITDISPFKPSLDNIHTEITEAAVAKFCQPLHLGTKRFVHIGFERTCALQLHCVILCGPVHGVTEQHVCAFHGAFKMLRQMFTVVCLSEQNLSRTLHNSQQCSGAQQHFVEKHTGCGEVHACAKQPRPCGFEMEEDSVVSASSVDRELACSSMHLTNSGGVDLAHDAMCSDLHECDLVDRQKVYQKCSHPKGMLRMDGDESLAENLLAPTRAERSISSRNVLVHLQPTEDSCTRQGCGVKEVDNIRSHIQSNSSSYIKEGSVLPVGGIFEVLLHYYLSCYAKQCQSPNVSILCAVIADALLSVPKTLCRVQKRDAFPQLYLEVTSAVRNNQPLLPNQERLESVSCKYQLVASILQCAAKLLSIDLIVGIKRLPQQTEESDSEADL; encoded by the exons atgcggcccaattgccttctcaatccggcttgcagaag AATGATGATTTCATGCATTTCCACACACTGCAATTTGACTGGGGATGGTGCTAAAACGTTCATCGTAATTCTCTCCATTTTACTTCAAGAACTTGAAAAACTTGTTAAAGGAGGTAGTTCTTCCTATTATGAGAACATCCAAGGACGAGAGAATTGTAAAGAATTTTTTTACAGACTGAAACAGGTTTCCCAGCTTCTTACAATGATCCAGGTGGACATTCTAGATTACATAGTGACAAGAGACCttgaaaaacattttcattcaGTATTTTCTGTTTCTGATGAAGAAATAAGTATGAGCACAATGGGGTTGGTACTGGAAGCTTATTTTTCTGGGAAAGTAGGAATCAATAGGCAAAAGTTTCTTTCACAGTTAAGCTGTGATTTCTACTTCAGAGTTACTGCTGGTAAAAATAGGAGTGAAGTCCTTTGCTTTGTGGATGACTGTTTTGCTGAGTTGCATACTACTGTGACAGGCCTTCCTGTTTCAAGTTCAAGAATCCTAGATGGGCTTATTCTTCACAGAGACTTTGCTGTGTACTgtcctgcagatggtgacagaagaGTTTTAGTTATAACAGAACCTATCCAGCCTGCTTATTCTGACTTGGGTGCTGAAGTTGTCATAACTGCTGAAAATCAACATGGGACATCTGAAACCTGGATTACAAAAAGAACAGAAGCTATTCTAAAGCACATGCGGGACAATGACATCAAGGTTTTATTGTCAAGTGTAAAACAACAGGAAGCTGTTCATAACTATGCAAAAAGCAGTAGCATATCTATTGTAGAGTGTCTGTCCCCAGAGGAGATATCTCTTATCTACAGGATcacagatatttcaccttttaagcCATCTTTGGACAATATTCACACTGAAATCACAGAAGCCGCTGTAGCAAAATTTTGCCAGCCATTGCACCTTGGCACCAAAAGATTTGTCCATATAGGCTTTGAAAGGACGTGTGCCCTTCAGCTCCACTGTGTGATTCTCTGTGGGCCAGTGCATGGGGTTACTGAGCAACATGTTTGTGCTTTTCATGGTGCATTCAAAATGTTACGACAGATGTTTACGGTTGTTTGTCTGAGTGAGCAAAACCTCTCCAGAACTCTGCATAATAGTCAGCAGTGTTCTGGTGCACAGCAACATTTTGTAGAGAAGCACACTGGCTGTGGTGAGGTTCACGCTTGTGCCAAGCAGCCAAGACCTTGTGGATTTGAAATGGAAGAGGACTCTGTTGTTTCTGCTTCATCGGTAGACAGAGAGTTGGCATGTTCATCCATGCATCTGACTAACTCGGGAGGCGTAGATTTGGCACATGATGCCATGTGCTCAGACCTACATGAATGTGATTTAGTTGACAGGCAAAAGGTGTATCAGAAATGCAGTCATCCAAAAGGAATGTTGAGAATGGATGGGGATGAATCACTTGCGGAAAATCTGCTTGCTCCTACCAGAGCAGAAAGAAGCATCAGTTCCAGAAATGTACTTGTGCATCTGCAACCCACTGAGGACAGTTGTACTAGGCAAGGCTGTGGAGTTAAAGAAGTGGATAATATCAGAAGCCATATTCAGAGTAATTCCAGCTCTTACATAAAGGAGGGATCAGTTTTGCCAGTCGGTGGGATATTCGAGGTACTGTTACATTACTACCTGTCCTGCTATGCAAAGCAGTGCCAGTCACCAAACGTATCCATTCTTTGTGCTGTAATTGCTGATGCATTGCTCAGTGTTCCAAAAACCCTCTGTAGGGTACAGAAAAGGGATGCTTTTCCTCAGCTCTATCTTGAAGTTACCAGCGCTGTCAGAAATAATCAGCCGCTTCTGCCAAATCAAGAAAGGTTAGAATCAGTGTCCTGTAAGTACCAATTAGTGGCTTCCATTCTTCAATGTGCAGCTAAGCTTTTAAGTATTGATCTTATTGTTGGCATTAAGAGGTTACCTCAGCAGACTGAAGAAAGCGATTCAGAAGCTGATCTGTGA
- the BBS10 gene encoding Bardet-Biedl syndrome 10 protein isoform X1 has translation MAKDRAPRLGRGSVAMATAQRLGPGRLVQEAAALAAVVRGSVGPRGGHVLLTRPTGEVLLSRDGRRVLEALNVESPTARMMISCISTHCNLTGDGAKTFIVILSILLQELEKLVKGGSSSYYENIQGRENCKEFFYRLKQVSQLLTMIQVDILDYIVTRDLEKHFHSVFSVSDEEISMSTMGLVLEAYFSGKVGINRQKFLSQLSCDFYFRVTAGKNRSEVLCFVDDCFAELHTTVTGLPVSSSRILDGLILHRDFAVYCPADGDRRVLVITEPIQPAYSDLGAEVVITAENQHGTSETWITKRTEAILKHMRDNDIKVLLSSVKQQEAVHNYAKSSSISIVECLSPEEISLIYRITDISPFKPSLDNIHTEITEAAVAKFCQPLHLGTKRFVHIGFERTCALQLHCVILCGPVHGVTEQHVCAFHGAFKMLRQMFTVVCLSEQNLSRTLHNSQQCSGAQQHFVEKHTGCGEVHACAKQPRPCGFEMEEDSVVSASSVDRELACSSMHLTNSGGVDLAHDAMCSDLHECDLVDRQKVYQKCSHPKGMLRMDGDESLAENLLAPTRAERSISSRNVLVHLQPTEDSCTRQGCGVKEVDNIRSHIQSNSSSYIKEGSVLPVGGIFEVLLHYYLSCYAKQCQSPNVSILCAVIADALLSVPKTLCRVQKRDAFPQLYLEVTSAVRNNQPLLPNQERLESVSCKYQLVASILQCAAKLLSIDLIVGIKRLPQQTEESDSEADL, from the exons ATGGCGAAGGACCGCGCGCCCCGCCTGGGCCGTGGTTCCGTTGCCATGGCGACCGCGCAGCGCTTGGGTCCGGGGCGGCTGGTGCAGGAAGCCGCCGCGCTCGCTGCCGTCGTCCGGGGCTCCGTGGGGCCTCGAGGAGGGCATGTGCTGCTCACCCGCCCCACGGGGGAAGTGCTGCTTTCCAGGGACGGCCGGCGCGTGCTGGAGGCCTTGAACGTAGAGTCGCCCACGGCCCG AATGATGATTTCATGCATTTCCACACACTGCAATTTGACTGGGGATGGTGCTAAAACGTTCATCGTAATTCTCTCCATTTTACTTCAAGAACTTGAAAAACTTGTTAAAGGAGGTAGTTCTTCCTATTATGAGAACATCCAAGGACGAGAGAATTGTAAAGAATTTTTTTACAGACTGAAACAGGTTTCCCAGCTTCTTACAATGATCCAGGTGGACATTCTAGATTACATAGTGACAAGAGACCttgaaaaacattttcattcaGTATTTTCTGTTTCTGATGAAGAAATAAGTATGAGCACAATGGGGTTGGTACTGGAAGCTTATTTTTCTGGGAAAGTAGGAATCAATAGGCAAAAGTTTCTTTCACAGTTAAGCTGTGATTTCTACTTCAGAGTTACTGCTGGTAAAAATAGGAGTGAAGTCCTTTGCTTTGTGGATGACTGTTTTGCTGAGTTGCATACTACTGTGACAGGCCTTCCTGTTTCAAGTTCAAGAATCCTAGATGGGCTTATTCTTCACAGAGACTTTGCTGTGTACTgtcctgcagatggtgacagaagaGTTTTAGTTATAACAGAACCTATCCAGCCTGCTTATTCTGACTTGGGTGCTGAAGTTGTCATAACTGCTGAAAATCAACATGGGACATCTGAAACCTGGATTACAAAAAGAACAGAAGCTATTCTAAAGCACATGCGGGACAATGACATCAAGGTTTTATTGTCAAGTGTAAAACAACAGGAAGCTGTTCATAACTATGCAAAAAGCAGTAGCATATCTATTGTAGAGTGTCTGTCCCCAGAGGAGATATCTCTTATCTACAGGATcacagatatttcaccttttaagcCATCTTTGGACAATATTCACACTGAAATCACAGAAGCCGCTGTAGCAAAATTTTGCCAGCCATTGCACCTTGGCACCAAAAGATTTGTCCATATAGGCTTTGAAAGGACGTGTGCCCTTCAGCTCCACTGTGTGATTCTCTGTGGGCCAGTGCATGGGGTTACTGAGCAACATGTTTGTGCTTTTCATGGTGCATTCAAAATGTTACGACAGATGTTTACGGTTGTTTGTCTGAGTGAGCAAAACCTCTCCAGAACTCTGCATAATAGTCAGCAGTGTTCTGGTGCACAGCAACATTTTGTAGAGAAGCACACTGGCTGTGGTGAGGTTCACGCTTGTGCCAAGCAGCCAAGACCTTGTGGATTTGAAATGGAAGAGGACTCTGTTGTTTCTGCTTCATCGGTAGACAGAGAGTTGGCATGTTCATCCATGCATCTGACTAACTCGGGAGGCGTAGATTTGGCACATGATGCCATGTGCTCAGACCTACATGAATGTGATTTAGTTGACAGGCAAAAGGTGTATCAGAAATGCAGTCATCCAAAAGGAATGTTGAGAATGGATGGGGATGAATCACTTGCGGAAAATCTGCTTGCTCCTACCAGAGCAGAAAGAAGCATCAGTTCCAGAAATGTACTTGTGCATCTGCAACCCACTGAGGACAGTTGTACTAGGCAAGGCTGTGGAGTTAAAGAAGTGGATAATATCAGAAGCCATATTCAGAGTAATTCCAGCTCTTACATAAAGGAGGGATCAGTTTTGCCAGTCGGTGGGATATTCGAGGTACTGTTACATTACTACCTGTCCTGCTATGCAAAGCAGTGCCAGTCACCAAACGTATCCATTCTTTGTGCTGTAATTGCTGATGCATTGCTCAGTGTTCCAAAAACCCTCTGTAGGGTACAGAAAAGGGATGCTTTTCCTCAGCTCTATCTTGAAGTTACCAGCGCTGTCAGAAATAATCAGCCGCTTCTGCCAAATCAAGAAAGGTTAGAATCAGTGTCCTGTAAGTACCAATTAGTGGCTTCCATTCTTCAATGTGCAGCTAAGCTTTTAAGTATTGATCTTATTGTTGGCATTAAGAGGTTACCTCAGCAGACTGAAGAAAGCGATTCAGAAGCTGATCTGTGA
- the BBS10 gene encoding Bardet-Biedl syndrome 10 protein isoform X3, whose protein sequence is MMISCISTHCNLTGDGAKTFIVILSILLQELEKLVKGGSSSYYENIQGRENCKEFFYRLKQVSQLLTMIQVDILDYIVTRDLEKHFHSVFSVSDEEISMSTMGLVLEAYFSGKVGINRQKFLSQLSCDFYFRVTAGKNRSEVLCFVDDCFAELHTTVTGLPVSSSRILDGLILHRDFAVYCPADGDRRVLVITEPIQPAYSDLGAEVVITAENQHGTSETWITKRTEAILKHMRDNDIKVLLSSVKQQEAVHNYAKSSSISIVECLSPEEISLIYRITDISPFKPSLDNIHTEITEAAVAKFCQPLHLGTKRFVHIGFERTCALQLHCVILCGPVHGVTEQHVCAFHGAFKMLRQMFTVVCLSEQNLSRTLHNSQQCSGAQQHFVEKHTGCGEVHACAKQPRPCGFEMEEDSVVSASSVDRELACSSMHLTNSGGVDLAHDAMCSDLHECDLVDRQKVYQKCSHPKGMLRMDGDESLAENLLAPTRAERSISSRNVLVHLQPTEDSCTRQGCGVKEVDNIRSHIQSNSSSYIKEGSVLPVGGIFEVLLHYYLSCYAKQCQSPNVSILCAVIADALLSVPKTLCRVQKRDAFPQLYLEVTSAVRNNQPLLPNQERLESVSCKYQLVASILQCAAKLLSIDLIVGIKRLPQQTEESDSEADL, encoded by the coding sequence ATGATGATTTCATGCATTTCCACACACTGCAATTTGACTGGGGATGGTGCTAAAACGTTCATCGTAATTCTCTCCATTTTACTTCAAGAACTTGAAAAACTTGTTAAAGGAGGTAGTTCTTCCTATTATGAGAACATCCAAGGACGAGAGAATTGTAAAGAATTTTTTTACAGACTGAAACAGGTTTCCCAGCTTCTTACAATGATCCAGGTGGACATTCTAGATTACATAGTGACAAGAGACCttgaaaaacattttcattcaGTATTTTCTGTTTCTGATGAAGAAATAAGTATGAGCACAATGGGGTTGGTACTGGAAGCTTATTTTTCTGGGAAAGTAGGAATCAATAGGCAAAAGTTTCTTTCACAGTTAAGCTGTGATTTCTACTTCAGAGTTACTGCTGGTAAAAATAGGAGTGAAGTCCTTTGCTTTGTGGATGACTGTTTTGCTGAGTTGCATACTACTGTGACAGGCCTTCCTGTTTCAAGTTCAAGAATCCTAGATGGGCTTATTCTTCACAGAGACTTTGCTGTGTACTgtcctgcagatggtgacagaagaGTTTTAGTTATAACAGAACCTATCCAGCCTGCTTATTCTGACTTGGGTGCTGAAGTTGTCATAACTGCTGAAAATCAACATGGGACATCTGAAACCTGGATTACAAAAAGAACAGAAGCTATTCTAAAGCACATGCGGGACAATGACATCAAGGTTTTATTGTCAAGTGTAAAACAACAGGAAGCTGTTCATAACTATGCAAAAAGCAGTAGCATATCTATTGTAGAGTGTCTGTCCCCAGAGGAGATATCTCTTATCTACAGGATcacagatatttcaccttttaagcCATCTTTGGACAATATTCACACTGAAATCACAGAAGCCGCTGTAGCAAAATTTTGCCAGCCATTGCACCTTGGCACCAAAAGATTTGTCCATATAGGCTTTGAAAGGACGTGTGCCCTTCAGCTCCACTGTGTGATTCTCTGTGGGCCAGTGCATGGGGTTACTGAGCAACATGTTTGTGCTTTTCATGGTGCATTCAAAATGTTACGACAGATGTTTACGGTTGTTTGTCTGAGTGAGCAAAACCTCTCCAGAACTCTGCATAATAGTCAGCAGTGTTCTGGTGCACAGCAACATTTTGTAGAGAAGCACACTGGCTGTGGTGAGGTTCACGCTTGTGCCAAGCAGCCAAGACCTTGTGGATTTGAAATGGAAGAGGACTCTGTTGTTTCTGCTTCATCGGTAGACAGAGAGTTGGCATGTTCATCCATGCATCTGACTAACTCGGGAGGCGTAGATTTGGCACATGATGCCATGTGCTCAGACCTACATGAATGTGATTTAGTTGACAGGCAAAAGGTGTATCAGAAATGCAGTCATCCAAAAGGAATGTTGAGAATGGATGGGGATGAATCACTTGCGGAAAATCTGCTTGCTCCTACCAGAGCAGAAAGAAGCATCAGTTCCAGAAATGTACTTGTGCATCTGCAACCCACTGAGGACAGTTGTACTAGGCAAGGCTGTGGAGTTAAAGAAGTGGATAATATCAGAAGCCATATTCAGAGTAATTCCAGCTCTTACATAAAGGAGGGATCAGTTTTGCCAGTCGGTGGGATATTCGAGGTACTGTTACATTACTACCTGTCCTGCTATGCAAAGCAGTGCCAGTCACCAAACGTATCCATTCTTTGTGCTGTAATTGCTGATGCATTGCTCAGTGTTCCAAAAACCCTCTGTAGGGTACAGAAAAGGGATGCTTTTCCTCAGCTCTATCTTGAAGTTACCAGCGCTGTCAGAAATAATCAGCCGCTTCTGCCAAATCAAGAAAGGTTAGAATCAGTGTCCTGTAAGTACCAATTAGTGGCTTCCATTCTTCAATGTGCAGCTAAGCTTTTAAGTATTGATCTTATTGTTGGCATTAAGAGGTTACCTCAGCAGACTGAAGAAAGCGATTCAGAAGCTGATCTGTGA